GGACGGGAACACAAACTTCCTGCAGCCAACGGGGCCGGGAGACCCAGGCTGGGCTAAAACCAACGACTTCGAGGCCGAGCAGTGCATggtataaaatgtgtgtgtgtgtgtgagtgtgtgtatacaCCTTCCTGTGGGTTTCATAATAAAAATGGGAGAGGGGACGCAAAGCCAGGAGCCCCAAATCCTTCCCGGAGTGACCCGAGAAGAGCTAGACGCAGGGAGCTCTGGAGTTCAGCTTTCAGACGGTAGGAAGTCTGTGAGCGCTTGTGACGGCCTTTTCCTAATCCACTCGCAACGGGTGCAAATGTCGACTCACATCTCGCTGCCGGGCAGCGCTGCGGTGACCCCGCTCGATGCCATGACTGGGGCTGGGGCGCTCGGCCCCTAGAGCACAGACGAGCAGCGTGTCCTGTGggttacacacacacccacccacccaccccaccctgctcaggCAGAACTCCCTTTGGCAACAAGATCGGGCCCTCAATGTGCACATGAATGGAGAGGCCCGTAAGGAATGTTCAGATCCATTTGCACcatccctctccctttccccgGACTATTCATCTCCAAATGGCCACTATTAATTATATAGCGAGTTAACACTAGATCACCTGATCAGTTCCCACCACCCCTGTGGGCTCAAGGATTGCCTCTGCTTTGTAATCACAGGCCAGCGCTGTCCTCATTCTGCAGCTTCTCCAGACTGTCAGTATCTCACCCACAGGTTTCCAGATTATTTTTAGCTAACCTACAGAGGTCAAAGGGCACAGGCACTAGGAATTACCCGCTCTGTGTATTTTGGAAGAGCACTCAATCCTGTATCTTTTTGCATTGCTTAAATGCAACATTATAACCTTTGAGCCTCAGAGATGCAACTAACTATGACCAGAGCCCAGGCCTGTCCCCCTAGCAACCCCAATCTCTCCAGTGAAGAGAAgtagggggagtggggggggaggggcacaaccAGGATAGAAGtgcttttaaaatggcttttcaatCCCAGAAGTTCTAGGATTctccctcccatactccaaacatACCAGCTTTCTCTAGGCCGGGAAAGCAGCACAGAACAGGTCGCTGTCAACATGGTTGTTCTGAACTAAACAAGATAACTGCCCCTAGATCCTCCAGTGTTACCAACCCCCAAGAGCCAGTCAGTTCACTGTCAATGCATCCCAAGGGACTGGTCATCGTCCTTTGCTCGGGAAGAGATCATCAAGGGTAGCATTGCTCTTACAGCAATGACAATTGACTTTCCTCTCATCATTTTGTTCTTCTTCAGCACAGTAATTTGTTAAGCATTTGGGAAGGGGTGACCCCCGTGGCCATTCCAGTTTGGACAGCCTCAGAAAACCCTGTGTCACTCACTGCACACGATTAAACCGGTCAGATTTGGGAGTGATTAACTAATGCACATGTTAAAATCATAAACAGTTATAATACTGCCAGGCTCTGAAAGATCAAAAAGATCTGGGGCTAAATGATTCTTTTAAGCTCAAGGTGTACATTCAAATTCCCATTCATAGCAGGGTGCATGTggatggggaggaagagaaagattCATGTTTCAGCGAAAGGGAAACATTTTGCTTCATGTACAGCCCAAGAGAAAAAGCGGAAAAGACACAAGGAGATGATTATGGTAGAATATATATTGTTTATTTATGAATGTAACCAGTATTTCGACAAACTTTATATGCAGTTTTTTTCCGGTTCATCATTcaccattgtgtgtgtgtgtatagatagatGATTGGCTAGAGAGATATCGATATagatatctacacacacacacacacacacacaaacacacacacaaacacacacacacgcaggcaACATAGCTTTCCAGAGATCACGCTTGCAAACAACATTGATTCTCCTTCACCTTGCACGTTTCTCCAATTACCTATATTTGAAatggactccttgttttttttctctctctctcatgttatAAGGAAAAGCACTGGCTGGTTAAAAGTGCTCGCTAGCAGGGGGGGTGTTTGTTGTGTCCCTCTCCCTTGGGAGGATCCAGAGTCCAGGGGGCTGCAGTTAACTAGCAGCACCGTCTTTCCCCCGACCCCAAAGGGAATGAAATCCCAGAGACACTGGATGTGTCCTAGCCCCCACTCCCAAGGTAATCAAATCCCAGACACCCCAGAGGGGGAGACTTTGGGTTATTAGGAGGCATCCAGCCCCCTAAAGAAGCCATAACCAAAAATGCTGCAGCACAAGGGCATGATCTCTCTGCCACCAGAGAAGACAGTGGTGATGGCAAGGATCTAagcaatacaataaaataaagtgTGAATAGTATACACAGAAGGGTATCACCTTACATGAGGCACAGCTTGGACAGAAGAGACAGACTTGGAGAGGGGCTTAATATCCTCGAACAAAGCAAAATACATGGAAAGTTCGTAGTAAATACCCGCATCGATAGGTATTTATTGATTTGTGCTTTGCCCTGTCACGACATACagtacagcattgctgctcttcGTTTTGGTTAAAGGAGAATATTCAAGACTCCTTCGCTAGGTGCTTTTCCCTTTCAGTCCTGGATTCCTGTCCACCAGGTCTCCTctaacaagggggggggggggggacgggacacgaCAATCTGCTTGCACGGCCCCAGCGTCCACCAAACCTTCCCCCACATACAAAAGAATGGGAGAGATTCACCCGAAAGGCGGCAGCACTGacagggacaggtttcagagtagcagccctgttagtctgtatccgcaaaaagaacaggaggacttgtggcacctgagagactaacaccttcttgtcaaccgtctaaatgggtcatcttgattatcagtacaaaagtttttttctcccgctgaaaatagctcatcttaattcgCCTCTTACAGTtcgtatggcaacttccaccttctctgtatgtatctcTATATCTTACTCTaggttccattctatgcatcccatgaagtggcctgtagcccacgaaagcttatgctctaataactGTGCTAGTCTCTAAgacgccacaagtcctcctgttctttttactgacAGGGACAGAGAGTCTGGATTGCACTCAGCTTTCACTCACCTACTGATCAACGAGCTAAACAACAGGCAGATACATTCTCCCCATGTTGCTTGTCATGTCTCACCCACTTTTCTTTCTGTCAGAGCTTCCTGCGACCCCCACCACTCAGCGCCCCCCAGGGAGGAAGACATACACGTTTCCCCAGCAGTACCAATtatgccccaaccccacccagaGCACAGGACCCCTACCCGTTTGCTCAGCTGTCAGGCTGATGTGAACAGAAAGCCCACAGAGCTTTTGCAACCAACTTTTAAGGCACAGCGTGGGTTGTCTTTACCCCGTAGACACGTGGGcgttttctttttcttgtcaAAGCACACTCTTTTCAGCTTATTCGTGTCGTTCCTAAGGCACGGACCGTTTAATACTACAGCTGCCTGGATTCTTTTATCTGTCAATAATTAAAAACCAAACCCACCCCGTGAGACAAGCTGAACCGCAGCTCTCGACCCCGGCGGGGATCTGAATATGGCACCAAGAGTTTGCAAAAGCCCGAGTTTGTTTGGAGCGGGGcgggaggtggggccggggtgcCTCACGCGCAGTTGCCCATGGCCTTGACCAAGGAGCTCTCAGGCAGCTGTCTGAAGATGCCCCTGAGTGTCTCCAGCTCCCTGGTGAGCTGCTCCACCCGCTTGCGCAGCCGGTCATTGTCACTGGTGAGctccatcaccttctgctgcgtCTCCGCGTTGCGCTGCTTGGCCTTGTCCCGGCTCTTGCGCACCGCGATGTTGTTGCGCTCCCGGCGCACCCGGTACTCGCTGCTGCTCTTGTCCACGGACTTTTTCGTCTTGCCCCGATGATCCGCGGACATCATCTTGAGGGCGCCGGCGGCGGGCAGGCTGCTCGGGTGGTGCGGGTGGTGCGGGCTGGGCACGGGGGTGGGAGGCGGAGTGGGGTGCCCCGGCTGGAGGTGCATGGTGGTCTGCGCGCAGTGGGCGATCTGGTactggagatgggacgggggctgctgctgctgggggtagAGGGCAGCCAGAGCCGCCTGCTtgccctccgcctcctccctgggcTCCTGTTTAATCACCAGGGGCCGCAAGCCGGGGGCGGCGATGCGCTCGTACAGGGGGTCCAGCTTGCTGTCCGTGTAGCCGGCCATGCAGCCGAAGAGCTGCTGGGGGTGGTGCGGCGGCGGcgggtgcccctgccccaaggcggCGGCGCTGGCCCCGTGCATGCTGTGGAAGTCGAAATCCCCGGCCAGGATGGCCTTGGCTTTCTCCTGCTGCTTGCTGTGCTGGAAGAGGTCGGCCAGGAACTCGTCGTTGAAGGCGGCCGGGTCGATGTAGGCGCTGATGTCGATGGAGTTCTCGTTCTCGCAGATGTCGCTCAGCTCCGCGCCTCCCGCAGCAGGTGCAGCCGCCGAGGGAGCCTCTCTGTAGCTGTAGGCGCTGCCGGGCTGCGGAGTCTGGAGGTGGCTGCTGCTCATCGGCGGCCGGGAATCGACCTCGTAGAAGTTGGCTTGCTCCATGGAGTATCTAAACTCTGCCAGGCATGGTGAAGGGCTCCTGGAATCCAGGATTCGCGCTGGCGAAGGGGACCCAGGCGGCTGAGTGAAGCTCTCCGAGGCCGGGGACCGAACACCCCCCTGCGCCTCTGCCGGCGGATCTTGAGCGTCAGCCGCCCCGACTTCCCCTCTCACTTTAACCAACTTGTGCCACTGCTTACCCTGCTCTCGGCGATCCCCTCCCACCAGCGTGTCCGAATTGCTCTTCCTTGCTCTATAACTTTCAATTACTAATGCCTTGACTTGGTCTTATGCCTGCTGTATATATACACTCCCACAAGGGCTGGGGATCGCCCTCTAGTGTCCAACCTCCTGCTGGGAACCTTTGACCACAAGGCAGCTGCCAAGGCTGCTGGGTCTTAGTGCCTGTGTTACACGTCCCGGACTGCCTCAGTTATATTACAAACCACCCCTAGCAAGAAGATAAGCAAAGCTCAGGGTCCAGCAGCTAGCGCGTATCTGCACCTCCCTGGGGAACGACTCGTAAAGAATCCCTCCTTTAAATACCCTTTCCAGGGGCAAGGCGTTGTCGTCTCCCCTGGAACTGCGAGGCTAGAGAACTTGGAGTTTGCAATTTGCAGAATGTACCATTGTaatgtccccccgcccccaccccatagCTTCAAAGGCTTGAACCAGATAGAAGAACGCTGGGGTTTAAACCTGCTGGAAAAGTTACGCACCTGGGGACACTGATAAGAAGCCCTGTGAAACGTGTGTGGCAGCCCAAGGTGCTTTAAGTCCTGCCTTCCACGTGCCTCAGCACAGGAGTGAAAGGAGAAATTTGGCTAAAATAAATCAGCACATTTCCATCATCCACTTAAATCGTGGGTCCTTGCTAACAAATTTGACCTGTTAAGTCCAGGGGCGCTACAGAGGAAAGCCTCCACTTCTACGATCCTCCCGTTTTACAAACACGAGCTGGGAATATTAGCGGGACCGTGTTTGCCGAAAGTATCAAAGGCTGGTTTAAACACCACGTTGTTCCGGTCAGGCGCTGGCAGTTCCAGGAGCGAGCAGCCGGGTTTGAAGAAGTTCTCGGCAGTATGGTTTCCAGGTGAGAAACCCGCCTTAGTATTCGTTCAGCTGCGGATTCCGGATTCAAACCCGGCCCTGTCAATACCTAATCCGCACACAGGCACTTCTCACAGAGCCTAGTGGGAGTCAGACAAGTGAGACCGCCTGACGTTAAGCCCAAAGGCAGCCGCGTGGGCACTAGGACCCAGCCGTAAAGCCCCGGCAGTCGCCTCTCATCGGGCTGGAGAGAGGCGGAgccctcaggggagggggtgaaattCCACTTCTCTCTGCAGACTGCAGCTGGCAAAGGGGAGTCCGCTCGGAGCggatttattttaatacagtgcaCATAAAAAGCTCCCCTGGTAGACCTCGGGGTAAGGAGACCCCTCGGGATGCCTGTAGGCAAAGGTTTTTTTGAGGGATTAAAGCGGCTGAGGTTTAAGGTGGGTTGCAATGAGTTTCGGTGGGTTGCAATGAGGCCTCTGTGGTCAATGTTATCTTTACAACGTACAAAGTTCTGTGCGTGACATAGCTGCGTCTCACGCCTGATAACATCGCCAAAGCCAGACATCAGCCATTCGCTCGGCTTCAGTGCACGGGGACATTGATTCGCTGTCACATTTAGAACAGGCCGGGAGAATTTGGGTGGAAAAGCAGAAATGCCACAGACCGACCAGACAGGCCCCGCTCCAACGCCAGCGGCAGTTTATGCAGTGCTCCCTGCGCCTCTGCCTCTCgtttctttttgtaactgttcGCATCGCTTCCCGGCACTTACACCCAGGGTCGCCCCAGCAATGATAGTATGGGGGGTCTCTCCAACACATTCCCGTCTTGCTCGTGTAACAACCGGCTCCATCAGCCTCTGGCTAAACGAAATGGGAAGGTCTCTGCTCCTTAACTTTGCCAACCCTGCGAGCGATCGCTGCCCcgtgccggggggcgggggcatgGCACGGCCCGGATTACTTTCGCAATAGAAAGTCGGCGATAAGTGCACGGGCCCTAGTTGTAACAATCTGGACCCCAGAGATAACTGGACTGACCGAGTTCCGAAATGCAAACACACCAGTCTAGCTCCGCACCGCGCGTGACCCAGCTGTCAGCCTTCGCCTCCAATAAACCTCGCGCCCTAGGGAGCTCTGGGGCGGCCAGTGACCGTGGCTGGGCCCGGCTGTGTGCTTGTCCCTTGGCTGTATTTCCTTGAGACTGTCCCGACCGGGGGCTTTGAGAGAGGACAGGCATTTCCCAGCCAGCGTGACTTCTCTTCGTGCCCGGAACAGTATGTCCTTACAATAGCTCCTCCCTGGCAAAGCCATAATAGGAGAGTCAGACCTCCGCTTGGGAGAAGCGAAGATGTACATTATTTCCTTCTGGTGCAAGACAGCATGTGTATACATAGGGTTCCCCTGGGGCTGTGTGGTTCTGCTATCTATCCTGTATAGATCTCGCACTTCCAGCTGACACCTTTGAAATGTGCCTTGATGAAACAAACCTAAGGGCCATTGGAGTCGATGGGAGCAGGTCTAAGTCTAAAAGGGCTAAGGGATGCTGCAGAGACAGATGTGAAAATGGAAGGGGGTtgaaaaagtttgttttcctGTTCCATAAATATGTGTAAAGTACTTGTACTATAAGGACTAGTTTGTATTCCCCCTGCTTAATTCCCTGGTCCCAACTAAGAAACCAGAAACTCCTTGCCAAACTATCTAGGAGAaaaaaatgtgacttttttttttaagtcttcagTAAGAATCTGGTTTTGCAAACTCTTATTCACTATAATAGGCCTTGCTCCcttagtagaatcatagaatatcagggttggaagggaccccagaaggtcatctagtccaaccccctgctcaaagcaggaccaattcccagttaaatcatcccagccagggctttgtcaagcctgaccttaaaaacctctaaggaaggagattctaccacctccctaggtaacgcattccagtgtttcaccaccctcttagtgaaaaagtttttcctaatatccaatctaaacctcccccactgcaacttgaattcTGTTAGTAATTGAATTCTGTTagtaatttaggtttcagaggaacagccgtgttagtctgtattcgcaaaaagaaaaggaggacttgtggcaccttagagactaaccaatttatttgagcatgagctttcgtgagctacagctcacttcatcagatgtttaccgtggaattccacggtaaacatctgatgaagtgagctgtagctcacgaaagctcatgctcaaataaattggttagtctctaaggtgccacaagtcctccttttctttttgttagtaaTTTAGTAATTCTGTTAACTTCACTGGGATTCCTCTCATGAGTAAGAGGGGATGTAGGATAAAGCTCTAAAATAGTGGGTAGTTACTGGCTCAAAAAGGAGCTGAATTTTATGCCACTAATACTATCTGACAGTGAATGTTTTGAAGGGAAAATAAAGT
This genomic stretch from Lepidochelys kempii isolate rLepKem1 chromosome 12, rLepKem1.hap2, whole genome shotgun sequence harbors:
- the CEBPA gene encoding CCAAT/enhancer-binding protein alpha, which gives rise to MEQANFYEVDSRPPMSSSHLQTPQPGSAYSYREAPSAAAPAAGGAELSDICENENSIDISAYIDPAAFNDEFLADLFQHSKQQEKAKAILAGDFDFHSMHGASAAALGQGHPPPPHHPQQLFGCMAGYTDSKLDPLYERIAAPGLRPLVIKQEPREEAEGKQAALAALYPQQQQPPSHLQYQIAHCAQTTMHLQPGHPTPPPTPVPSPHHPHHPSSLPAAGALKMMSADHRGKTKKSVDKSSSEYRVRRERNNIAVRKSRDKAKQRNAETQQKVMELTSDNDRLRKRVEQLTRELETLRGIFRQLPESSLVKAMGNCA